A section of the Falco biarmicus isolate bFalBia1 chromosome 3, bFalBia1.pri, whole genome shotgun sequence genome encodes:
- the LOC130145537 gene encoding acrosin-like encodes MWRVVIGATRLTQLGPEAQVRNIKRLLLHQGYSNITQRNDIALLELDQPVQCNAYVQLACVPDASLRVSQLKNCYISGWGATTARCEYRGSTRVPSASLARSGPLLGLPDSRGQSPSQPAGTYAS; translated from the coding sequence ATGTGGCGCGTGGTGATCGGTGCCACCCGGCTGACTCAGCTGGGCCCTGAGGCCCAGGTGCGCAACATCAAGCGGCTGCTCCTTCACCAAGGCTACAGTAACATCACGCAGAGGAacgacattgccttgctggagctggaccaGCCTGTGCAGTGCAACGCCTACGTTCAGCTTGCCTGCGTGCCCGATGCCTCGCTGAGAGTCTCGCAGCTGAAAAACTGCTACATCAGCGGCTGGGGTGCCACGACTGCAAGATGTGAGTACCGCGGAAGTACTCGTGTGCCGAGCGCAAGCTTGGCACGCTCGGGGCCATTGCTTGGGCTTCCTGACAGCAGAGGCCAGAGCCCGAGTCAGCCTGCGGGGACGTATGCCTCTTGA